One part of the Pseudomonas sp. MYb118 genome encodes these proteins:
- a CDS encoding retention module-containing protein, translating into MATLIGIVSKVIGQVFAESGDGTRRALIEGDRLFAGDQLVTGADGAVAVHLQNGQELTLGRGSSLQMNAQLLADKVPHVDTADAATPTQAQLTDVEQLQKAIAAGDDPTQTAEATAAGPGTPGNPGGGALGGGHSFVMLQEVAGRVDPTIGFPTAGFNGVPEFPLVRLAGDPDNGGPDAPITPIVPDTPDTPDNPVTLSGLSVEGGELTLNEANLSSGSLNNPAALTQNGTFSVLAPDGLSNLSVGGINVISNGVIAGFPQSISTPLGNTLTVTGYNPATGVVSYSYTLNGNETHSAGDGTNNLSEHFTVVASDSDGDTATGSLDVNITDDVPRAVDDTNAGTATSNHPALEGNVLTNDVQGADRVPTGPSSGPITAGTFTGTYGTLVLNANGTYTYTLNPGAPGFQALHEGGSGTETFTYLLTDADGDSSTAQLVLNVQNHGVSLGGLDVTGGEITVYEKNLTDGTDPNAAALTQTGTFTVNAADGLQTLTVGGIAVISGGVPAGFPQSILTNSGAQFVITGYDPATGVVSYSYTLKDNSSHPNADGTNSISASFDVVATDTDGSTATGQINVNIVDDVPTAHADKASVGEGGIISGNVLDNDVSGADGLAAGGGVVGVRFGSDTSSPAHTGVGTQINGTYGYLILDAQGNAEYHSYPNTVNGPGASDTFTYTIRDADGDESTTTITVDVINSCLTVVSGSEVTVYEKALDLTKDGQDLAPGTVEGSQPGHTGETATGTLVGTVTGGAGYTYALVGSATGTYGQILINPNGTYTYTLTSPAGTSPQANDGANTLTETFTYQVTDSQGNTVTSTITVNIVDDVPTAHADKASVGEGGIISGNVLDNDVSGADGYAAGGGVVGVRAGSDTSTPAHTGVGTQVNGTYGYLILDAQGNAEYHSYPNAVNGSGESDTFTYTIRDADGDESTTTITVDVINSCLTVVKGSEVTVYENALDLTKDGQDLAPGTVEGSQPGHTGETASGTLVGTVTGGAGYTYALVGSATGTYGQILINPNGTYTYTLTSPAGTSPQANDGANTVTETFTYQVTDSQGNTVTSTITVNIVDDVPTAHADKASVGEGGIISGNVLDNDVSGADGYAAGGGVVGVRAGSDTSTPAHTGVGTQINGTYGYLILDAQGNAEYHSYPNSVNGSGESDTFTYTIRDADGDESTTTITVDVINSCLTVVKGSEVTVYENALDLTKDGQDLAPGTVEGSQPGHTGETASGTLVGTVTGGAGYTYALVGSATGTYGQILINPNGTYTYTLTSPAGTTPHANDGANTVTETFTYQVTDSQGNTVTSTITVNIVDDVPTAHADKASVGEGGIISGNVLDNDVSGADGYAAGGGVVGVRAGSDTSTPAHTGVGTQINGTYGYLILDAQGNAEYHSYPNTVNGSGESDTFTYTIRDADGDESTTTITVDVINSCLTVVGTGSVTVYENALDLTKDGQDLAPGTVEGSQPGHTGETATGTLVGTVTGGAGYTYALVGSATGTYGQILINPNGTYTYTLTSPAGTTPHANDGANTVTETFTYQVTDSQGNTVTSTITVNIVDDVPTAHADKASVGEGGIISGNVLDNDVSGADGYAAGGGVVGVRFGSDTSTPTHTGVGTQINGTYGYLILDAQGNAEYHSNPNAVNGSGASDTFTYTIRDADGDESTTTITVDVINSCLTASVDNEITVYEKALDLNKDGQDLAAGTVTGSEPNHTGETASGTLVGSVTGGSGTITYTLVGSDHGSYGQILLNPNGTYTYTLTSPASTSPSANNGANVLSDSFTYKATDHLGNTSISTIKVNIVDDVPKAVPAERSVAAAEVDTNLLLVIDVSGSMKDASGVGSLSRLDLAKQALNALLDKYDDLGDVKVQIVTFNSDASDKTPIWVDVAGAKAIIAGLTAGGNTNYDAAVAVAKDAFGTSGKLTGAQNVSYFFSDGKPNEGDIGKTDEANWKSFLEQNHIESYAIGLGSGVSNSNLDPLAYDGSAGVGQGSNTNATVVTDLNQLNAVLSGTVTGAPVTGSLLGEGGSFGADGGFVKSITVDGTTYTFDPKGNNNQGSLNFSGGANHGTFNTVNNTLSIATNGKGTLLVNLDTGEYTYSSQTATKTVITENISYTLSDNDGDLANSTLVVKVVPNAPPVAVADHVITNVLSGNITLPADTLLANDSDPNGNPLTASPTTFNTGWVAKGADFTGSNPNVNFTGNNAQTLTLARSAFVANATAMTAMLVVSGALGAVSNNNSNDQDRLTVSLKQGETLNLDHNLAFGKITLEYSLNGGTFQTIADGHTINALADGTYQIRVTNIDDGGPGNSGKGAETYKLTMTVDYSGAHDTTPDYHGTYTANDGHGGSSNADVSITYQEGHTLTGTSGDDVLVAGPGNNVINAGDGNDVLTAGAGNNELHGEAGNDLLYSGAGNDLLDGGSGIDTASYAHATAGVKVDLSLLTPQNTVGAGIDKLTGIENLIGSDYNDTLLGDHGNNVLVGGLGNDVLNGGGGDDLLIGGMGNNTLTGGAGADTFQWLQGNSGHDVVTDFNPGIDKLDLSQLLQGENGTAASLDDYLHFKVTGSGDSLVTSIDVSSLAGGQANQTIDLAGVDLASHYGVTPGAGGVINGADTATIINGMLSDHSLKVDTV; encoded by the coding sequence ATGGCTACGCTCATCGGGATCGTCAGTAAGGTCATTGGTCAGGTATTCGCCGAGTCCGGCGACGGCACTCGCCGCGCGCTGATCGAGGGGGATCGACTGTTTGCCGGCGATCAACTGGTGACCGGAGCCGATGGCGCCGTGGCCGTGCACTTGCAGAATGGCCAGGAGCTGACACTGGGGCGGGGCAGCAGCCTGCAGATGAATGCCCAGTTGCTGGCCGACAAGGTCCCGCACGTGGACACGGCTGACGCGGCCACGCCCACCCAGGCGCAACTGACCGACGTTGAGCAACTGCAAAAAGCCATCGCCGCGGGTGATGACCCGACGCAAACTGCGGAAGCCACCGCGGCAGGCCCTGGCACGCCAGGCAACCCTGGGGGCGGTGCCCTGGGTGGCGGCCACAGCTTCGTGATGCTGCAGGAAGTGGCGGGACGGGTCGATCCGACCATCGGTTTCCCGACGGCAGGCTTCAACGGCGTTCCCGAATTCCCGCTGGTACGCCTGGCCGGTGATCCGGACAACGGTGGACCGGATGCGCCCATTACCCCGATCGTGCCCGACACGCCGGATACCCCCGACAACCCTGTCACCCTCAGCGGACTCTCGGTGGAGGGCGGCGAGCTGACCCTCAACGAAGCGAACCTGAGCAGCGGTTCGCTCAACAACCCGGCGGCGCTGACCCAGAACGGCACGTTCTCGGTGCTTGCACCCGATGGGCTGAGCAATCTCAGCGTCGGTGGCATCAACGTGATCAGCAACGGCGTGATCGCCGGTTTTCCGCAGTCGATCAGCACGCCGCTGGGCAACACCCTGACCGTGACCGGCTACAACCCGGCCACCGGCGTGGTGAGCTACAGCTACACCCTCAACGGCAACGAAACCCATTCGGCCGGTGACGGCACGAACAACCTCAGCGAACACTTCACCGTGGTCGCCAGCGACAGCGACGGCGATACCGCCACCGGCTCGCTGGATGTCAACATCACCGATGACGTGCCCAGGGCGGTGGATGACACCAACGCCGGCACCGCCACCTCGAATCACCCGGCGCTGGAAGGCAACGTCCTGACCAACGACGTGCAGGGCGCCGACCGCGTGCCGACCGGACCGAGCAGCGGGCCCATCACCGCGGGTACGTTCACCGGGACCTACGGCACCCTGGTGCTCAATGCCAACGGTACCTACACCTACACGCTGAACCCCGGCGCACCGGGTTTCCAGGCCTTGCACGAAGGCGGCAGCGGCACCGAAACGTTCACCTACTTGCTCACCGATGCCGATGGCGACAGCAGCACCGCCCAACTGGTGCTGAATGTCCAGAACCATGGCGTCAGCCTCGGTGGCCTCGACGTGACAGGTGGCGAGATCACCGTCTACGAGAAAAACCTGACTGACGGCACCGACCCGAATGCGGCGGCGCTGACCCAGACCGGCACGTTCACCGTCAACGCGGCCGACGGCTTGCAGACCCTGACCGTAGGCGGCATCGCGGTGATCAGCGGTGGCGTGCCCGCAGGCTTCCCGCAGTCGATCCTGACCAACAGCGGTGCGCAATTCGTCATCACCGGTTATGACCCGGCGACCGGCGTCGTCAGTTACAGCTACACCCTGAAAGACAACAGCAGCCACCCGAACGCCGATGGCACCAACAGCATTTCCGCAAGCTTCGACGTGGTGGCGACGGATACCGATGGCAGCACCGCCACCGGGCAGATCAACGTCAACATCGTCGATGACGTGCCCACCGCCCACGCGGACAAGGCTTCGGTGGGCGAGGGCGGGATCATTTCCGGCAACGTGCTGGACAACGACGTCAGTGGCGCCGATGGCCTGGCGGCGGGCGGCGGCGTGGTCGGCGTGCGTTTCGGTTCGGACACTTCGAGCCCGGCCCACACCGGCGTCGGCACCCAGATCAACGGCACCTATGGCTACCTGATCCTCGATGCCCAGGGCAATGCCGAGTACCACAGCTATCCGAATACCGTGAATGGTCCGGGTGCCAGCGATACCTTCACATACACCATCCGCGATGCCGACGGTGACGAGAGCACCACCACCATCACCGTGGATGTGATCAACAGTTGTCTCACCGTAGTGAGCGGCAGCGAAGTGACGGTCTACGAAAAAGCGCTGGATTTGACCAAGGATGGCCAGGACCTGGCGCCGGGCACGGTCGAGGGCAGCCAGCCGGGACATACCGGTGAAACCGCGACCGGCACCCTCGTTGGAACGGTCACTGGTGGTGCCGGCTACACCTACGCACTGGTGGGCAGCGCGACCGGCACCTATGGCCAGATCCTGATCAACCCCAACGGCACTTACACCTACACCCTGACTTCGCCGGCAGGCACCTCGCCGCAGGCGAACGACGGTGCCAACACCCTCACTGAGACCTTCACCTATCAGGTCACCGATTCCCAGGGGAACACGGTCACCAGCACCATCACCGTCAACATCGTCGATGATGTGCCAACGGCTCATGCGGACAAGGCTTCGGTGGGCGAGGGTGGGATCATTTCCGGCAACGTGCTGGACAACGATGTCAGCGGCGCTGATGGCTATGCCGCCGGTGGTGGCGTGGTCGGCGTGCGTGCGGGCTCGGACACTTCGACCCCAGCTCACACTGGCGTCGGCACGCAGGTCAACGGCACCTACGGCTACCTGATCCTCGATGCCCAGGGCAACGCCGAGTACCACAGCTATCCGAATGCGGTGAATGGCTCCGGCGAGAGCGACACGTTCACCTACACCATCCGCGATGCCGATGGTGACGAGAGCACCACGACCATCACCGTCGATGTGATCAACAGCTGCCTCACCGTGGTGAAAGGCAGTGAGGTGACGGTCTATGAAAATGCGCTCGATCTGACCAAAGATGGTCAGGATTTGGCACCAGGCACAGTCGAAGGCAGCCAACCCGGTCATACCGGCGAAACGGCGAGCGGCACGCTGGTCGGCACGGTTACCGGTGGCGCCGGCTACACCTACGCACTGGTGGGCAGCGCGACTGGTACCTATGGCCAGATCCTGATCAACCCCAACGGCACTTACACCTACACCCTGACTTCACCGGCAGGCACCTCGCCGCAGGCGAACGATGGCGCCAACACGGTCACCGAAACCTTCACCTATCAGGTCACCGATTCCCAAGGGAACACGGTCACCAGCACCATCACCGTCAACATCGTCGATGACGTGCCGACCGCCCATGCGGACAAGGCTTCGGTAGGCGAGGGCGGCATCATCTCCGGCAACGTGCTGGACAACGACGTCAGCGGTGCCGATGGTTACGCCGCCGGTGGTGGTGTGGTCGGCGTGCGTGCGGGCTCGGACACTTCGACCCCAGCCCACACTGGCGTCGGTACGCAGATCAACGGCACCTACGGCTACCTGATCCTCGACGCCCAGGGCAATGCCGAGTATCACAGTTATCCGAATTCGGTGAATGGCTCGGGCGAGAGCGACACGTTCACCTACACCATCCGCGATGCCGATGGTGACGAGAGCACCACGACCATCACCGTCGATGTGATCAACAGCTGCCTCACCGTGGTGAAAGGCAGTGAGGTGACGGTCTATGAAAATGCGCTCGATCTGACCAAAGATGGTCAGGATTTGGCACCAGGCACAGTCGAAGGCAGCCAACCCGGTCATACCGGCGAAACGGCGAGCGGCACGCTGGTCGGCACGGTCACCGGTGGCGCCGGCTACACCTACGCACTGGTGGGCAGCGCGACCGGTACCTATGGCCAGATCCTGATCAACCCCAACGGCACTTACACCTACACCCTGACCTCGCCGGCGGGTACCACTCCGCATGCGAACGATGGCGCCAATACGGTCACCGAAACCTTCACCTATCAGGTCACTGACTCCCAGGGGAACACGGTCACCAGCACCATCACGGTCAACATCGTCGATGACGTGCCAACGGCTCATGCGGACAAGGCTTCGGTGGGCGAGGGTGGGATCATTTCCGGCAATGTGCTGGACAACGACGTCAGCGGCGCCGATGGCTATGCCGCCGGTGGTGGCGTGGTGGGCGTACGTGCGGGCTCGGACACTTCGACTCCAGCTCACACCGGCGTCGGTACCCAAATCAACGGCACCTACGGCTACCTGATCCTCGATGCCCAGGGCAATGCCGAGTACCACAGTTATCCAAACACGGTGAACGGCTCCGGCGAGAGCGATACCTTCACCTACACCATTCGCGATGCCGATGGCGACGAGAGCACCACCACCATCACCGTCGATGTGATCAACAGTTGCCTCACCGTGGTCGGTACTGGCTCTGTGACCGTCTACGAAAATGCCTTGGACCTGACCAAAGATGGCCAGGACCTGGCACCCGGCACGGTCGAGGGTAGCCAGCCCGGTCATACCGGCGAAACCGCGACCGGCACGCTGGTCGGCACAGTCACCGGCGGCGCCGGCTACACCTACGCACTGGTGGGCAGCGCAACCGGCACCTATGGCCAGATCCTGATCAACCCCAACGGCACTTACACCTACACCCTGACTTCGCCAGCGGGGACTACGCCACACGCGAACGACGGCGCCAATACGGTCACCGAAACCTTCACCTATCAGGTCACCGATTCCCAGGGGAACACGGTCACCAGCACCATCACCGTCAACATCGTCGATGATGTGCCAACGGCTCATGCGGACAAGGCCTCGGTGGGCGAGGGTGGCATCATTTCCGGCAACGTGCTGGACAACGACGTCAGCGGCGCCGATGGCTATGCCGCCGGTGGTGGCGTGGTCGGTGTACGTTTCGGTTCGGACACTTCGACTCCGACCCACACCGGCGTCGGCACGCAGATCAACGGCACCTACGGCTACCTGATCCTCGACGCCCAGGGCAATGCCGAGTACCACAGCAACCCGAATGCGGTGAACGGCTCCGGCGCCAGCGACACCTTCACCTACACCATTCGCGATGCCGATGGTGACGAGAGCACCACGACCATCACCGTCGATGTGATCAACAGTTGCCTCACCGCCTCTGTCGATAACGAGATCACCGTCTACGAAAAAGCGCTGGACCTGAACAAGGACGGCCAGGACCTGGCGGCTGGCACGGTCACCGGCAGCGAGCCGAACCACACCGGCGAAACCGCTTCCGGCACCCTGGTCGGCTCCGTCACCGGTGGTTCGGGCACGATCACCTACACCCTGGTCGGCAGCGACCATGGCAGTTATGGCCAGATCCTGCTCAACCCGAACGGCACCTACACCTACACGCTGACGTCGCCAGCCAGCACCAGCCCGTCGGCGAACAATGGCGCAAACGTCCTGAGCGACAGTTTCACCTACAAGGCCACCGATCACCTGGGCAACACCAGCATCAGCACGATCAAGGTCAACATCGTCGATGACGTGCCCAAGGCCGTTCCCGCCGAGCGTTCCGTGGCGGCAGCGGAGGTCGACACCAACCTGCTGCTGGTGATCGACGTGTCCGGCAGCATGAAAGACGCCTCCGGCGTTGGCAGCCTGTCACGCCTGGATCTGGCCAAGCAGGCGCTCAACGCTTTGCTCGACAAATACGATGACCTGGGCGACGTGAAGGTGCAGATTGTCACGTTCAACAGCGATGCCTCGGACAAGACACCCATCTGGGTCGATGTAGCCGGCGCCAAGGCGATCATCGCCGGCCTGACAGCAGGCGGTAACACCAACTACGATGCCGCCGTGGCGGTGGCGAAAGATGCGTTCGGCACCAGCGGCAAACTCACCGGGGCGCAGAACGTCAGTTACTTCTTCTCCGACGGTAAACCCAACGAGGGCGACATCGGCAAGACCGACGAAGCGAACTGGAAGTCGTTCCTCGAACAAAATCACATCGAGAGCTATGCCATTGGCCTGGGCAGCGGTGTCAGCAATTCCAACCTGGATCCGCTGGCTTACGACGGCAGCGCCGGTGTCGGTCAAGGCAGCAACACCAATGCAACCGTGGTGACCGACCTCAATCAGCTCAACGCAGTGCTGTCCGGTACCGTGACCGGCGCGCCGGTCACCGGTTCGCTGCTGGGCGAGGGCGGTTCGTTCGGCGCCGACGGCGGTTTCGTCAAGTCGATCACGGTCGATGGCACCACCTACACCTTCGACCCCAAAGGCAACAACAATCAGGGCTCGCTGAATTTCAGCGGCGGCGCCAATCACGGTACGTTCAACACCGTCAACAACACCCTGAGCATTGCCACCAACGGCAAGGGTACCCTGCTGGTCAACCTCGACACCGGCGAATATACCTACTCCTCGCAAACCGCCACGAAGACGGTCATCACTGAAAACATCAGCTACACCCTCAGTGACAACGACGGTGACCTGGCCAACTCCACGCTGGTGGTCAAGGTCGTGCCGAACGCGCCACCGGTGGCGGTTGCCGATCACGTCATCACCAACGTGCTGTCGGGCAACATCACGTTGCCGGCCGATACGTTGCTGGCCAACGACAGCGACCCGAACGGCAACCCGCTGACGGCCTCGCCGACCACGTTCAACACCGGTTGGGTGGCGAAGGGGGCAGACTTCACCGGCAGTAATCCGAACGTCAATTTCACCGGCAACAATGCCCAGACCTTGACCCTCGCCCGCAGCGCTTTCGTCGCCAACGCGACCGCCATGACGGCGATGCTGGTGGTCAGCGGCGCACTGGGTGCCGTCAGCAATAACAACAGCAATGACCAGGACCGCCTCACCGTCAGCTTGAAACAGGGCGAAACCCTCAACCTGGATCACAACCTGGCGTTCGGTAAAATCACGCTGGAGTATTCGCTCAACGGCGGCACCTTCCAGACCATCGCTGACGGTCATACGATCAATGCGCTGGCAGACGGCACCTACCAGATCCGCGTGACCAATATCGACGACGGGGGGCCGGGCAACAGTGGCAAAGGCGCGGAAACCTACAAGCTGACCATGACGGTCGATTACTCCGGTGCCCATGACACCACCCCGGACTACCACGGCACCTACACCGCCAATGACGGCCACGGCGGCAGCAGCAACGCCGACGTGTCCATCACTTATCAGGAAGGTCACACCCTTACCGGCACCTCCGGCGATGACGTACTGGTGGCAGGCCCGGGCAACAACGTGATCAACGCCGGCGACGGCAACGATGTGCTCACCGCCGGTGCCGGCAACAACGAGCTGCATGGCGAGGCCGGCAACGACCTGCTGTACAGCGGCGCGGGCAACGACCTGCTCGACGGTGGCAGCGGTATCGACACCGCGAGCTACGCCCATGCCACCGCCGGGGTCAAGGTCGACCTGAGCCTGCTGACACCGCAGAACACCGTGGGTGCCGGCATCGACAAACTGACCGGTATCGAAAACCTCATCGGTTCCGATTACAACGACACGCTCCTCGGCGATCACGGCAACAACGTGCTGGTCGGTGGCCTCGGCAACGATGTGCTCAACGGCGGTGGCGGCGATGACCTGCTCATCGGCGGCATGGGCAACAACACCCTGACCGGTGGCGCCGGTGCAGACACCTTCCAGTGGCTGCAAGGCAACAGCGGCCACGATGTGGTCACCGACTTCAATCCGGGCATCGACAAACTCGACCTGTCGCAGTTGCTGCAGGGCGAGAACGGCACGGCGGCGTCGCTCGATGATTACCTGCACTTCAAAGTCACCGGCAGCGGCGACTCACTGGTCACCAGCATTGATGTCAGCAGCCTGGCCGGCGGCCAGGCGAACCAGACCATCGACCTGGCCGGTGTCGACCTGGCCAGCCATTACGGCGTGACACCGGGCGCGGGAGGCGTGATCAACGGCGCAGACACGGCCACCATCATCAATGGCATGCTCAGTGACCACTCGTTGAAGGTCGACACCGTGTGA
- a CDS encoding autotransporter outer membrane beta-barrel domain-containing protein, which produces MSFDLSMFRKPAAAGRFTVLAFVPAFFLLTPSAMAAVIIGAGENVTIGPADPLTDYFVQDGGVLNAVGGANTLSLSIRSGSTLNIDGATVTGNPGFHGILVAEAQANIRAATVTAGTQALWLSRAPTATQGSTVTATDSTFTGGEAGGLVTGLSTLTLVNSTLRGTNADSVGLDSRGGDVRALAGSLISGELAGVKMTNDANGAGSNSLLLDGSTVEGRSGPAILVEGGVQGATIQVQNGSVLRAGDGNLLTVQGASSAAMNVVGSALEGNVQVLQNSTVDLSFNGASMVGDILREDGSTANVTLNNGSSFTGRLNDSNLSLNSGSSLTMVGDDSIDTLSLNDGTVNFGAPGASREHRVLDVNSLEGSGIIAMQGNFATGESDLLKAATATGSYELAVTASGKDATAPHQLTLVQIGNNQAAFSLLGGRVDVGAFEYDLAERPGAGGGTEFYLNPTTRLSAGAQSVVALYQTAMTVSYGELKSLENRMGELQADDNLYGLWIRPYGNKWNVAGGSSGVGYSQQQQGFSMGADARLGDSLWRGGVMAGYSQSDLDLDRGTSATVDSFYFGPYLGWLNPQNGYYVDAALKFNRFRNEAKVTMSDGQRSKGDYDNSAVSAMVEAGRHLDLGNHWFAKPSVQVSAAVIQGKDYRLDNGMEAEGDRTHSFRTKLGVMAGRNLQLGNTQVRPYGRVAVIHEFASNDNDVQVNGNQINNDLSGSGVEVGTGVTVSLSEKLRLDVGVDYAKGKHIEQPVAATFGVSYQW; this is translated from the coding sequence ATGAGCTTCGACCTTTCCATGTTTCGCAAGCCTGCCGCTGCCGGCAGGTTCACAGTGCTGGCGTTCGTGCCGGCCTTTTTTTTGCTCACGCCGTCGGCCATGGCTGCAGTCATCATCGGTGCTGGCGAGAACGTCACCATCGGCCCGGCCGACCCGCTGACCGACTACTTCGTCCAGGACGGCGGAGTGCTCAATGCCGTGGGTGGCGCCAATACCCTGAGCCTGAGCATCCGCAGTGGTTCGACCCTGAACATCGACGGAGCCACCGTGACCGGCAACCCGGGATTCCACGGAATTCTGGTAGCCGAAGCCCAGGCCAACATCCGCGCCGCCACGGTCACCGCCGGCACCCAGGCCTTGTGGCTCAGTCGTGCGCCGACCGCCACCCAGGGCTCGACCGTCACCGCCACCGACAGCACCTTTACCGGCGGCGAGGCGGGCGGGCTGGTCACCGGACTCAGTACCCTGACCCTGGTCAACAGCACGTTGCGTGGCACCAATGCCGACAGCGTCGGGCTGGACAGCCGTGGCGGCGACGTGCGCGCACTCGCCGGTTCGCTGATCAGCGGCGAACTGGCCGGCGTGAAAATGACCAACGATGCCAATGGCGCCGGCAGCAATTCGCTGCTGCTCGACGGCTCCACCGTGGAAGGGCGCAGCGGCCCGGCGATCCTGGTGGAAGGCGGCGTGCAGGGCGCAACCATCCAGGTGCAGAACGGTTCCGTGCTGCGGGCTGGTGATGGTAACCTGTTGACGGTGCAGGGCGCTTCTTCGGCGGCGATGAATGTGGTCGGCAGTGCCCTGGAAGGCAACGTGCAAGTGCTGCAGAACAGCACCGTCGATCTGTCATTCAACGGGGCCTCGATGGTGGGCGACATCCTGCGTGAAGACGGCTCCACCGCCAATGTCACGCTGAACAACGGCTCTTCGTTCACCGGTCGTTTGAACGACAGTAACCTCAGCCTCAACAGTGGCTCGAGCCTGACCATGGTCGGCGATGACAGCATCGACACCCTGTCACTCAATGACGGCACGGTGAACTTCGGTGCGCCGGGCGCCAGCCGGGAGCATCGTGTGCTGGACGTGAATTCGCTTGAGGGCAGCGGCATCATCGCGATGCAGGGCAACTTCGCCACCGGTGAAAGCGACCTGCTCAAGGCCGCGACCGCCACTGGTAGCTATGAACTGGCGGTCACCGCGTCGGGCAAGGACGCGACAGCGCCCCATCAGTTGACGCTGGTGCAGATCGGCAACAACCAGGCGGCCTTCTCCTTGCTGGGCGGACGGGTCGATGTGGGGGCGTTCGAATATGATCTGGCCGAGCGGCCCGGCGCCGGTGGCGGTACCGAGTTCTATCTGAACCCGACCACCCGCCTGAGCGCCGGTGCGCAGTCGGTGGTGGCGCTGTATCAAACCGCCATGACCGTGTCCTATGGCGAGTTGAAATCCCTGGAAAACCGCATGGGCGAGTTGCAGGCCGACGACAACCTGTACGGTCTGTGGATTCGGCCCTATGGCAACAAGTGGAATGTCGCCGGTGGTTCGTCCGGAGTGGGTTACAGCCAGCAACAGCAAGGCTTTTCCATGGGTGCGGATGCCCGATTGGGCGACAGTTTGTGGCGCGGCGGTGTCATGGCCGGTTACAGCCAGTCAGACCTGGACCTCGATCGCGGCACCTCGGCCACGGTCGACAGTTTCTACTTCGGTCCTTACCTCGGCTGGTTGAACCCACAGAATGGTTACTATGTCGATGCGGCCCTGAAGTTCAACCGCTTTCGCAATGAAGCCAAAGTCACCATGAGCGATGGCCAGCGGTCCAAGGGCGACTATGACAACTCCGCCGTGAGTGCGATGGTCGAGGCGGGGCGTCATCTCGACCTGGGCAATCACTGGTTCGCCAAACCCTCGGTCCAGGTGTCGGCGGCGGTGATCCAGGGCAAGGACTACCGGCTGGACAACGGCATGGAAGCAGAGGGCGACCGCACCCATTCGTTTCGCACCAAGCTTGGGGTCATGGCCGGTCGAAATCTGCAACTGGGCAACACTCAGGTGCGGCCTTACGGGCGTGTGGCGGTGATCCACGAGTTCGCCTCGAATGACAACGACGTGCAGGTCAACGGCAATCAGATCAACAACGATCTGTCGGGCAGCGGTGTCGAGGTCGGTACCGGCGTGACGGTGTCGTTGTCGGAAAAGCTGCGGCTGGATGTCGGCGTCGATTATGCCAAGGGCAAGCACATCGAACAGCCGGTGGCGGCGACCTTCGGCGTGAGTTACCAGTGGTAA
- a CDS encoding YbaN family protein has product MLRYVLLAIGWLSVALGVIGIFLPVLPTTPFLLLAAACFARSSPRFYNWLVEHPRLGPWIRDYLDGNGIPLKGKVYAIGLMWVSILLSCYLVPLPWARGFMLTSAVLVTIYILRQRTLHKP; this is encoded by the coding sequence ATGTTGCGCTACGTGCTGCTGGCCATCGGCTGGCTGAGCGTAGCGCTGGGGGTGATCGGGATTTTCCTGCCTGTATTGCCCACCACACCTTTCCTGCTGCTGGCGGCCGCCTGCTTCGCCCGCAGCTCACCACGTTTCTACAACTGGCTGGTGGAACATCCACGGCTGGGCCCGTGGATTCGTGACTACCTCGACGGCAACGGCATTCCACTCAAGGGCAAGGTCTACGCCATCGGCCTGATGTGGGTGAGCATTCTGCTGTCCTGCTACCTGGTGCCGCTGCCCTGGGCTCGGGGTTTCATGCTGACCAGCGCGGTGCTGGTGACGATTTACATCCTGCGGCAGAGAACCCTGCACAAGCCCTGA
- a CDS encoding UPF0149 family protein, which translates to MSFAEQLTRLQVFLDADELHDEALDYVAAHGYLTALSICSEQVPDREWIDALFAEEPHYADDTEREAIESTLLALKAHIARQLASDEEFELPCELDLGDDPDDSDLRGWCIGFMEGVFLREAAWFETAEDEVSEMLLPIMVGSGLFDEQPEFSDIAADANLMDDMIVQIPEALTALYLLCNAPDEKPAILKPRHH; encoded by the coding sequence ATGTCCTTCGCTGAGCAACTTACCCGCCTGCAAGTCTTCCTCGATGCCGATGAGCTGCATGACGAGGCGCTGGACTACGTGGCCGCCCACGGCTACCTCACTGCGTTGTCGATCTGCTCCGAGCAGGTGCCGGACCGCGAGTGGATCGACGCGCTGTTCGCCGAAGAGCCGCATTACGCCGACGACACCGAGCGCGAAGCGATCGAGTCAACCCTGCTGGCCCTCAAGGCGCACATTGCCCGGCAGCTGGCGTCCGATGAAGAATTCGAACTGCCGTGCGAGCTGGACCTGGGCGATGACCCGGACGACTCCGATCTGCGCGGCTGGTGCATCGGCTTCATGGAAGGCGTGTTCCTGCGCGAAGCGGCCTGGTTCGAAACCGCCGAAGACGAAGTCAGCGAAATGCTCCTGCCGATCATGGTCGGTTCCGGTCTGTTCGACGAGCAACCGGAGTTCTCCGACATCGCCGCCGACGCCAACCTGATGGACGATATGATCGTGCAGATCCCGGAAGCCCTGACCGCGCTGTACCTGCTGTGCAACGCACCAGACGAAAAACCGGCGATTCTCAAGCCACGCCACCACTAA